A single genomic interval of Helianthus annuus cultivar XRQ/B chromosome 13, HanXRQr2.0-SUNRISE, whole genome shotgun sequence harbors:
- the LOC110897370 gene encoding G-type lectin S-receptor-like serine/threonine-protein kinase SD2-5, with product MRINISSFFFAFFLILMLSPIATAESYSATAELSTTWSTNYSAVNPILRRETNVAVFTCGFFCEDNCTFYYFAIFISPSTESPGQSKFVWSAKQPVRENAILNFTAAGDLVLVDVDGFIVWNTDTAGKSVAGMNLTDTGNLVLFDDQNSVVWQSFDDPTDSLLPGQKLFQEQELQSHTSLTQFWEGMYSLKLTDTGVFGYAYNSQLYYRWLVYGKGTNKGRRYMKFLNGSLSFCIEYSSEPSEPVGVIAIPEASSAQYMKLRPDGHLQVFEWQLEEWKVIKDLTTVFQSYSYTADLSTTWDTNYSDVQPMLLRRANGVQFACGFLCEGNCTDDNKTFHYIFAIFISPATYNFNNENKAVWSANRDHPVGIDAILNFTAAGELVLKDGDGSIVWTTNTAGKSVVGMNLTDTGNLVLFDDQNSVVWQSFDHPTDCLLLGQKLLQDQKLKSSVSSSNFSEGMFSLQVTNEGLFGYIESNPPQVYYIRLVYGKDTNKERKYIRFLNGSLSFFNHSSKPSDPVGVIDIPEASSAQYMKLMPDGHLQVFEFQSDEWRMVSDVTSDAVEECDYPLRCGRYSICSTNNEQCSCPGIEYFRLVNDRQPNLGCYEITPLTCNSTQTQGFITLENVTYFTYIPDMKEVSIETCKQACLHNCSCKAAFYHYGWNSSSGKCFLRSELFTMKTVDQGYYTATAFIKVQNATTHHVSHQVAKIVGSTIGSFMLLLVVAIGFVTYVVHKRKWDVEMEEDYLDQVPGMPTRFSYEELRIATENFSKKLGEGGFGSVFEGSLKDESKIAVKCLEGLSHIKKSFLAEVQSIGSIHHVNLVRLRGFCTWKSQRLLVYDFMSNGSLDRWIYHGVREQILEWECRKKVTLDIAKGLAYLHEDCRQKIVHLDIKPQNILLDNNFNAKVSDFGLSKLIDKTQAEVMTTIKGTPGYIAPEWWSSIITEKVDVYSFGIVLLEILCGRRVFDRSQPEESWHLLFVFQKCWEQGTLSDMVDEHSEDMQVHKTEVLEMMKLAAWCLQTNYKKRPSMSTVVKVLEGGMNVEPNLDYNFTDPRIQEPTVGDKKDFTLLPSTLLSGPR from the coding sequence ATGAGGATTAATATTTCTAGTTTCTTCTTTGCCTTTTTTCTAATTCTCATGTTATCACCCATTGCCACTGCTGAATCATATTCAGCTACAGCAGAGCTTTCCACCACATGGAGCACCAATTACTCGGCTGTCAATCCCATCCTCCGTAGAGAAACCAATGTAGCTGTATTCACCTGCGGCTTCTTCTGTGAAGATAATTGTACCTTTTACTACTTTGCCATATTCATTTCTCCGTCAACTGAATCCCCTGGGCAATCTAAATTCGTATGGTCAGCCAAACAACCCGTCCGGGAAAATGCAATACTGAATTTTACTGCAGCTGGAGACTTGGTGCTAGTGGATGTAGATGGATTTATAGTTTGGAACACCGACACAGCTGGAAAATCGGTTGCTGGCATGAACCTAACTGATACTGGAAATCTGGTGTTGTTCGATGACCAGAACTCGGTAGTTTGGCAATCTTTTGATGACCCAACTGACTCTTTGTTACCTGGCCAAAAGCTGTTTCAAGAACAAGAACTGCAATCTCATACTTCTTTAACCCAGTTTTGGGAAGGGATGTATTCTCTTAAACTCACAGATACAGGGGTGTTTGGTTATGCATACAATAGTCAACTGTATTACAGATGGTTGGTCTATGGAAAAGGTACAAACAAAGGAAGAAGatacatgaagttcttgaatgggAGTTTATCGTTCTGTATAGAGTACTCTTCCGAGCCAAGTGAACCTGTTGGTGTGATTGCCATACCTGAAGCATCGTCAGCTCAGTATATGAAACTGAGGCCAGATGGCCATTTGCAAGTGTTTGAATGGCAGTTAGAAGAGTGGAAAGTGATAAAAGATCTTACTACAGTTTTTCAATCATATTCTTATACAGCAGACCTTTCGACAACATGGGATACCAATTACTCAGATGTCCAACCCATGCTCCTTAGAAGAGCCAATGGGGTTCAATTCGCCTGTGGCTTTCTCTGTGAAGGAAATTGTACAGACGACAACAAAACTTTCCACTACATCTTTGCCATATTCATTTCTCCGGCCACTTATAATTTCAATAACGAAAATAAAGCTGTTTGGTCAGCCAACAGAGACCATCCGGTCGGGATTGATGCAATACTGAATTTCACTGCAGCTGGAGAATTGGTGCTAAAGGATGGAGATGGAAGCATAGTTTGGACCACCAACACTGCAGGAAAATCAGTTGTGGGCATGAACCTGACTGATACCGGAAATTTGGTGTTGTTCGATGACCAGAACTCGGTAGTTTGGCAATCTTTTGATCACCCAACAGACTGCTTGTTACTTGGCCAAAAGCTGCTACAAGATCAAAAACTGAAATCTAGTGTTTCATCAAGTAACTTTTCAGAAGGTATGTTTTCTCTTCAGGTTACGAATGAAGGTTTGTTTGGTTATATTGAATCAAACCCACCTCAAGTCTATTACATTAGGTTGGTCTATGGCAAAGATACAAATAAAGAAAGAAAATACATTAGGTTCTTGAATGGGAGTTTGTCATTCTTCAATCATTCTTCCAAGCCAAGTGATCCTGTTGGTGTGATTGACATACCTGAAGCATCATCAGCTCAGTATATGAAACTGATGCCAGATGGCCATTTGCAAGTGTTTGAGTTTCAATCTGATGAGTGGAGAATGGTATCAGATGTTACAAGTGATGCTGTTGAAGAGTGTGATTATCCTTTGCGTTGCGGAAGATATTCCATTTGCTCAACTAATAATGAACAATGTAGTTGTCCTGGAATAGAATATTTTAGACTAGTGAACGATCGTCAACCCAACCTGGGTTGCTATGAAATTACTCCTCTCACATGTAATTCTACACAAACTCAAGGTTTTATCACACTCGAAAATGTCACGTACTTCACCTATATTCCCGACATGAAGGAGGTGAGTATTGAGACTTGCAAACAAGCGTGTCTACACAATTGCTCATGCAAAGCAGCTTTTTACCACTACGGTTGGAATTCTTCGAGTGGAAAATGTTTTCTGCGTTCAGAGCTATTTACAATGAAGACTGTTGATCAAGGTTATTATACTGCTACAGCTTTTATAAAAGTCCAGAATGCTACAACACATCATGTGTCTCATCAAGTGGCAAAAATTGTAGGCTCTACGATTGGAAGTTTTATGCTTCTACTTGTTGTGGCCATAGGGTTTGTTACGTATGTAGTCCACAAGCGCAAATGGGATGTTGAAATGGAGGAAGACTATTTAGATCAAGTGCCAGGAATGCCGACTCGGTTTTCTTATGAAGAACTGAGAATCGCCACAGAGAATTTTAGTAAAAAGCTTGGCGAGGGAGGATTTGGATCGGTTTTCGAAGGGAGTCTCAAAGATGAATCAAAGATTGCAGTAAAATGCCTTGAAGGCCTTTCACACATTAAGAAATCATTCCTAGCTGAGGTTCAATCCATTGGCAGCATTCACCATGTGAATCTGGTTAGACTTCGAGGATTTTGTACATGGAAATCACAAAGACTTCTAGTGTATGATTTTATGAGTAACGGGTCATTAGATCGGTGGATCTACCATGGAGTTCGGGAGCAAATACTCGAATGGGAATGCAGAAAGAAAGTTACTCTTGATATAGCCAAAGGTTTAGCGTATCTCCATGAAGATTGTAGGCAAAAAATTGTGCACCTTGATATTAAACCTCAAAACATACTTCTTGACAACAATTTCAATGCCAAAGTATCCGACTTTGGGTTATCTAAGCTCATTGATAAAACTCAAGCCGAAGTGATGACTACCATAAAAGGAACACCTGGATATATCGCTCCAGAATGGTGGAGCTCAATTATCACAGAAAAGGTGGACGTTTACAGCTTTGGGATCGTTCTTTTGGAGATCTTATGTGGGAGGAGAGTTTTCGATAGATCTCAGCCGGAAGAAAGCTGGCACTTGCTCTTTGTCTTTCAGAAATGCTGGGAGCAAGGAACATTGTCGGATATGGTTGACGAACACAGTGAAGATATGCAGGTACACAAAACTGAAGTCCTGGAGATGATGAAACTGGCTGCAT